One stretch of Candidatus Korarchaeota archaeon NZ13-K DNA includes these proteins:
- a CDS encoding CBS domain-containing protein — MLRDLSHIAKERRALGLSQRELARMAGVSQSLISKVERGQVVPNYEIALRIIRALELARELKGVPKVRDIMSHPVISVSPRDSVKRAVSLMLENGISQLPVISGDRVIGSVTEESIMNRIGSISADTPIEDVMGGPLPILPADASVSLAREVLQFYPAVLIQENGRVIGIVTKSDILRNLERI, encoded by the coding sequence AGGGATCTGAGCCACATCGCCAAGGAGAGGAGAGCCCTCGGATTGAGCCAGAGGGAGCTCGCGAGGATGGCTGGTGTGAGCCAGTCCCTGATATCTAAGGTTGAAAGGGGTCAGGTGGTTCCGAACTATGAGATAGCCCTGAGGATAATCAGGGCCCTTGAGCTCGCTAGGGAGCTGAAGGGAGTTCCCAAGGTGAGGGATATAATGAGCCATCCAGTTATAAGCGTCTCCCCCAGGGATAGCGTTAAGAGAGCTGTCTCCCTCATGTTGGAGAACGGGATCTCACAGCTTCCCGTGATCTCAGGAGATAGGGTCATCGGATCCGTGACTGAGGAATCCATAATGAACAGAATAGGCTCAATATCAGCCGACACACCCATTGAGGATGTGATGGGAGGCCCGCTCCCCATACTGCCGGCCGACGCGTCCGTGTCCCTGGCCAGGGAGGTGCTCCAATTCTACCCGGCCGTGCTGATCCAAGAGAACGGGAGGGTTATCGGAATAGTGACGAAGTCCGACATCCTCAGGAACCTCGAGAGGATCTGA